A segment of the Aptenodytes patagonicus chromosome 3, bAptPat1.pri.cur, whole genome shotgun sequence genome:
GCCTTGCGGTGTGGTTTGACGATgtagctgctgctgaaaggatAGTCCTACCTTCCACAGTTGCCtgagtttttttcacttttgtctTTGTTGACATTGATTAGCTGGTTCAGGATGCTAAACTGGCAAAAAAGACACTGTTTTGTGGGGCTAGTGGGCtttttctgtttggcttttagtttgtttgggttttgttgttgttgtttttttcctgagaattaGCTATCTGAACTGGTTAATTGGAGGTTCTAACCCATGCCATGGCatgaaggagggaacaggagTGCGTGCAAAGCAGACATGGAACTGTGCATTTTGACAGAAAGTGACTATTAGATCAGCTTAGCTGTAGTGTCAAACTGTTCTTTGAGGCTTTGAACTTACAAGCTGTTTCTCACAGACAGATAACTTCAGTCTTTACAGGtacatttttaccttttttttttttttaattgattcatTTTAAGCCTGTTTTCGGAAAGAAATGGGTCTTGTGATCACACTGTTTCTGTTTATCTCATTTAATAACTTTGGAACACTGCTAGCCAATATTCATTCAAACCTTCTGGAAGAATAGAGTCTGGGAGGTAGAacttttctaatgttttaaagCTTTCTAGAGAAGAGAGACACAAACTCATGTTTCTAAACAGGGAAAGACCTGAGAGAACTCTTTCTATTCCATTTATCTTGCCAGCTGGTGAAGTATTGAGTTGTGGTAATATGAAAAAGCCACAGTGAAAACTTGGGCCGTGTTGCGTTGGAATAACCACAGTAAATTCCTATACTGAGATAGCAGAACTCGCAAATTTAGGTGGAAATTAGATGTGTAATCACACTATTCCTTTATTTTGAGCTTTGGGGTGGAATTCAGAGGTGGCTAGGTGTTCATAAATAAAAGTATAGGTTGGTAGATACTCCATTTGGAGAGTGAAAAGACTTTAATGCTTATGATTGTatcattagcatattcatgttgcCTAATAGGCATTTCACCCTGAAGAGGTATGTACGGTTCTGACAAACCTGCTGCTGTGAATCAATGAAAGACTGAAGGTACTGGATCCTGATGTAGCTTGAATGATATGTCAAAACACATCTTCTAGTTCAAGTAAATGCTCTCGAAATCAGtgtcttccattttctgttctcTAGAAATATCCCTGAACTTAAATTTGACTAGCTTCTTATTGCTGGAATTTTAGGAGGGCCCATGGAAAAAGTATATCTGTGAGAGTAACAGATTTGTATGGGgaagaaactgaattttaaaaaagaaatccataatACCAATTGTGCTACTGGTTTATTGATATGTGCTTCTAAAAGTAGTCTAGTTTCAAACAACTGGAGGCTTCGCatacatattttctttcccaagaagtgaaaataaaaggaagtgaaaataaaactgtcattCCCAAGAAACCTTTACATTTCTTTGGGTAGGAGAGTGAGGACCATTGTGATATGGAGAAaatatattggggttttttttttgttttgttttgttttctaagctCCATAATACTAGgattacttttatttctgaaataaagaaagcAAGGAGCTTGTTTTAAGCAAATGAGCCCTGAGCTTGTGGCAAAGGGAAAATGGATTTTTGGTGACTATCTAAAAATGTCTGTCTTGTTTCTGACATACAGATTTTTATCTTGAACAAAATGGCTTTTCAGTTTGTAACCACTTGATTTGGTTATGTAGTGCTCACCAGTGACTTTACACTGAGTCTTTTTGCATGTGTTACAACTAATTAGACCTTCGCCAGGACCCAGAAAACGTCAGTCTGCTCAGTGCAGTGATTGCAGAGGTCACAATCGTTTAAGTGCAGCTGTCAGAGGCCCTCACCGTCCATCCTCTCGAAATCCCAGTGATAAAGGGAAGGCGGTCCGCAGCCGGGAAAAAAAGGATcagcaaaataaaggaaaagaggaaaaggtaagCTTGCAAATAACTTATGAAGTTGAGAAACTTAGTCTTGCTTTCTTAATATTGAGTGTATTATAAAATTAGATGCCTATAAAAATTTCTTCTGCTCAAGTCAGCATGCTGATTTGAATCTCACCTTGTAAGGTATCTTTGCTTTATGGACAGTCTTGGTTatggattaattaaaaaaaatcaacaaaccaAACCCTCATCTGGAGGAAGTGATCTGGTAGAAGTGGGCTTGTTTACTGCAACTTGGagatagtgttgtggtttaatctcagccggcaactgagcaccacacagctgcttgctcactccccctcccccctgccgggataggggagagaatcagaagagtaaatgtgaagaaagcttgtgggttgagataaagacagtttaataattgaaatcaaatataataataataacaataataacagaatatacaaagcaagtgatgcacaatgcagttgctcaccaccagtggaccaatgcccagccagtccccgagcagtggccccctcagccagctccccccagtttatgtactgagcatgacgtcacatggtatggaatgtcccttgggccagtttgggtcagctgtcctggctgtgccccctcccagcttcttgtgcacctccagccttctcagtcagtagagcatgggaagctgaaaagtccttgactagtgtaagcactgctgaacaacaactaaaacatcggtgtgttatcaacattgttctcatcctaaatccaaaacacagcactgtaccagctactaggaaggaaattaactctgtcccagctgaaaccaggacagatagtTGTTTAAAATTACACCACTGTATTACTGAAACCGAGCCTGATGGAGCTCATTCAAATGGGATGTCCTTGTGGGTTCTTTAATTGCTTTCGTGTATTTTAGACTGCGATTGACTCTGCTGTTCCAAAGCATTTCAAGATTTATTTAATCTTAAAGGGAGACCTTTACTTATTTTTTTGTTGAGATCTGGTATTAGCTCCAGACTCTTcagtttaaagcaaacaaaaccccaacataCTTCATGAGAGAGAATGATCTATGATCTGTTCTTTGCAATCAGAGTGCTTTAATTTTTGCTTGTGTTCTGGTCTCCATAAATTTAGTTGATGACCAGAGTAAGAGATCATACTGAAGACACTAAATTCATAGTTTTCCAGAGTCTGAATAAATCAAATATCCGTGTAATAGAGTTTGTTAGCTTCAGCAACCTTACGTTACGGCAAGGTGTGATGGCCTGTGGAAGTAGTATAAACTACAAGGGTGGAATTGTTTAGCTATGTAAGCTACTACTTTTATTAGGAGCTAAATTACATTGTCTCTGAGCAATAATCCTCTGTCACTAaggatatacacacacagagacaggataggtcttttttcttttttacagttgtTCTGTCATCACCAGTGCTTGCTGTTAAGTGTATAAAAAAACGGGGTACGTCTagtgcattttatttccttttggttGCATGGTCTCTGCTGTTTGAGCCCTTTCAACTGTGTAGCTTCTTTGCTTCTGCTctactgcagagctgcttctctgctgttctTGTCCATGCTTCTATATCAATTAGCTCTTTTTTACTTATGTGGTCTTCCTGCAGATCACCTTTGCTCATCCTACACATGGAAGtcctgcttaatttttttgtgtcatATATGTATGGCATATTTATGACACTTACAGGATTATATACTCTAGCTCAGCGTGACACTTTCTGATCCAGTCTCACGCGTAATTCCCTCTACCCAGCTACTGTCTCAGTTTTTGATTACTCTGGGAGGAGAGGCCAACACCGTTATACTGGGATAGGTGTGTGCAGTTTTGATTACCTGCTAAAGCAAAGAAACTGCATCAGTACAATATGCTGGCTTTGGGGAGAAGGAAACGGGCCCAGGGCAGTACAGAAGTCTCCGTGAACCACATATTACTGCTGCACTGCAGGACCTATGGATGATTCATAATTTTCATGCTAGTTTATGTTGCCACCTTCTAGAAAAATGATGCTATTGCAGACTTGTTATAAAAATCCATTAGTAGCATAACCATTGTTATGTATTTACGTTGTTATATCCTTTATATGTAGAACAAATCCACATCTGAGATTTCAGAGTCTGAACCAAAGAAATTTGATAGTACTGGATATGATAAAGATTTAGTAGAAGCTTTGGAAAGAGATATAATTTCTCAGAATCCCAACATTCGATGGTAAGTATGAATACCAGTCTTTCCgagttgctgtttctttttcctcttataCAGTATGACAAGAATTAAGTATTTTAGCATATACTTACATATAAAAAGTACCTACAGGTTTTCTTCACTCATTAAATAGGCAACTAAACTTCTTATGTAGTTGAatatttttagaactttttttccaCCCATAGATTCATAgtatagcttgggttggaagagacctttaaagatcagctagtccaaccccctgccatgggcagggacgtctttccctagatcaggttgctcaaagcctcgtccaacctgaccatACAAAGCTTCTCAAACTTTTCTAAGAGTCTTGAAATCAATTTTTGAGATACTCTTTTGCAAAGATTCTAGTGTCTGCCAGCATCTCTtcatttaaaaacctgttttgctACCCAGGGCCGTACCAAGATAGAAAACCAATTAACAAAGAAGTTATGTCAATATAGGAACCCTTTGAAATCTTTCTGGACATGATGTGACCACCAGTGTAAAATATAACCACGTGTCAGTACCTTTACATAAAGGTGTTAAATATTAAACCTTATACAAAGGTTGTTTTGTGTTCCAAATGTTTCCAAGCTTACATGATTTTTGTGAGGATTAAATGAGCAAAAATCTTCTGGCAAATAAAgtaggctttaaaaaaacccgaaGCAATCCCACGAACAACTTTGTATGCATGCAACTGTCATGTATTTTAGTTTATAAAAACTgaaacatatatttacatattaatGAATCTTAAATTACAGCTTCAGATTTGAAACTAAGTCTACACACGGATATGTTTTGAAACCAAAGTATTACTTGGGCACATGCTGTTAAGTGCAGTGCCCTGAGAGTTACCCTCAAGAAAATAAGACCAGCCTATAAGGTATCTAAGAATTAATACATTTGTAACTCTGAAAAAGAATTCTAAAAATTCTCTTTAATTCAGCTCCATTTACTAGTCTTCAGTAAATTGTTCTCATAATGATGAAAGATGGTGTTCAAGTTTCAGGGACAGCCAACCTcttggcaaaaaaagaaagcattatctGTAACTAGCATAAGTTTAACCAACTGGCCTTATTCTGCTTATTCTTTCTGTGAATAACAACAGTAGTGCTCTAGTGAAATAGTTAACGTGTCTCTCTTTGCTTTTGCATCCAGCTGGAGTCTACTAGCCAGATGTCAACTGTAGTTGTTGTAGGCTTTTGCCACTAGAACGTAAATAAAACCAACTCATTTTCCTGAATTATGGAAGAGCTGTTACACAACAAGAAGTTTAATTGCATATTGTTTTGAGCTGTGGACTGATTCTTTTGCAGCCTGTCTGAATCTGTCAAacaactttctctctctctctctctctctctctctctctttttttttttttttttttttttttttttttttttggtcagggaTGACATTGCTGATTTAGTAGAAGCCAAAAAGCTGCTTAAGGAAGCTGTAGTTTTACCGATGTGGATGCCGGAGTTTTTTAAGGGAATTAGAAGACCGTGGAaggtatgaaaaaaatctgatccTGTGATCATAAGTAAGATTCTGAGATTGGATCATGGCGGAACAAGAAATTCCAGGTGTTTTACAGTTTATATAAATTCTTTCCACTTTTTAGTAACAAAATTTATAGTGAATAGTACTAACAAAATAAAGATGTTGGCCAGATAAATACACTGTCCGCAGCTATATTGTTGCAAGTAAACAATAGTAATTAATTACTTACATTTGAATAACTTTTCAAGGGAAAGTTTAAGTCTAGGATTTTAATATTACACTATTAAACAAGCTGTAAAATTGTCTCTGTTTTGATTCTTGTCCTAAAAGTGGttcttcttcattttaatagGGTGTGCTGATGGTTGGTCCTCCTGGTACTGGGAAGACCCTCCTGGCAAAAGCTGTAGCCACTGAATGCAAGACTACTTTTTTCAATGTTTCTTCTTCCACACTTACCTCAAAATACAGAGGAGAATCTGAGAAACTTGTTCGTCTACTGTTTGAAATGGTGATTGAAGTTTCTGAACATAAATAGTGAGATAATGAAGTAGAATTACTTCTGGAATAATGAAACCTTGCCAAGATGTAGAACTCACAGCATACATAAACAGCTCTCCAAGCTTCAAACACTTTAGGACCTTCTGATTTGGCCATGTACATTCAAGATCTGGTTATTCCTAAATAGctttataaaaactgaaaaatgaggTCATCTTTATTTTCAGAGTTAGCTTGTTACATTAGAGGTAGCTTGCTATAAACCGATGAGTGCTGTAGAACATAATTGAATGTAAAACTGGAGATAGAATCTAATTGTTTTCTGGGTGAGAACCCTACTCAGGTTGTGCGTGTTTTCTtgttgtgggtggttttttgtttgtttgtgcttAAAATAAGTGGACTTCCAAACTGTAGTTGGATTCAGAGCACATAATACTTGAAATTGGCTCAGAACacgtagtctttttttttttcatgtgttacCAGGTTTGCATGCAGTGTTTCCTAGGGTGCCCAGTACTGAAGGGGGCAGCAGAGTTGCAATTACAGTAGTCAGAAaagtcaggaaaggaaaaatttttttagaaTATAGCTTGTTCACATTAAATGAGTTAATATCATGCCTATTGATCAAAAATGCATATACATAATGGACAGCATCTCAAGTGCTGTAGGACAATAGCTTTTATTATCGCAGAGCCTTGTCTTTGACCTCTCTTGTTTTCAGAAAGGTTAGAGTTATTTTGCAGTTGATCTGTCTCTTGGACAGGTTCCGTATCATGGTGTTCTAGCCTAATGTTCATCCTAGCTTTAACTGAGTTCTTATTCAAGCATTCTGTGATGACTTTCACAGCTATAAATGTTATTCCTAATGTGTAAAACTGCCTTTAGCTTATTAAACATTTGTTTATAGCCCTAACAATTACAGGACTTTGCCAGAAACTGTTCTGCTCAAATGTTGTTAATGAATGCGCAGCTGCTCTATAGTTGTGTGCAATGGTCAAAGAGAGGGAAGGTTAGGTATTGTTTGATACTTACGAGCTGATTCATTGGGATAAATGTCGCATTGCTCAGCTCTGAATATGCTGCTATTTCTTAAACGTGAGTAGACTGCCATTTCAGTTTCTGCtttatcttttgctttctttaggcTCGATTTTATGCCCCGACAACCATATTTATTGATGAGATAGACTCTATCTGTAGTCGCAGGGGAACATCAGAGGAGCATGAAGCTAGCCGACGTGTGAAGGCAGAACTGCTAGTTCAAATGGATGGTAAATAACCTGATCACTGGGAAGTGCTGGACTGGAGGAAACttgagggtggaaaaaaaaacatcaaaacttAATTCTTCAGAAGCAATTTGTTTGAAAGCCTTACATAAAATTGGGCTAAAAAGATACAAATGCACTATTCCAGCTGTCAGTGCGGAAGGAAAGAAGATACCAATTATTTAACAATCTTTTAGCATCTGAGCAATGACCTTATATTACTGACCCAGAATAATGAAGACTCAGTGGAAAATACAAGAtttcaaaactgcagaagaaaaaaagtattaattgcTCCTCTCAGTCTTTACCTAGCATGTCACTTAGTTCTCCAAAGCCAAGTAAAAAAGTGGTTCAAAAGAACTGTCACCTGTTCCAATTTAAACTTTAAAGGCAATCATTACACTTAATTTCTTCgggatctcttttttttctcctaaagttttataaataaaaaatgaaggcaATTTTTTATAGAAGTGGTTGggagagttttctttttaaaacactgagtTCATTACAGCTATTTGGCTAATATTTCACAAATCAACAACGTTTAAAAGTAGGTAACACTGGAAAGTTGCTATAGAGGCTCCCTTTTTATACTCTGGTGagcaggaagaaggaaaggagcaaCTGAAAAGTGCTGATATATGGAGTAATTTGTGATAGAATTCCATGAGTCAGAAGAGTTGTATATTTATTTCTGGTTCTCTGATGTAGATACCTTTTTATGTTTGACTTTACATAGGAGCAGAGCTGTAATACTGTTCTCATAACTCAAGTATGTATATAAGCTAACTTTATTAGTAACAACTAATTTGAAGTCCTTTTACTTGAGCGTTCATAAATGGTGTTTTATATGCAAATTTTCAGGCAGACTAGGTACAATGGCTATTCCACAGCCCAATCCTATGATTATAAGCAAAAACAGTAAATGCAGAGGGTAGCAAGTTTAATGAAATGAACTTCTTCCTATAGCAGCAGTTTCACAGTACTTTAGAGACTGAGGTGTTCTCTCTGCCTCTGAGAAGTTGTGATTCAGTCCACCAAATTTAAACATTCGCTTCAGCAGCTTGCAAGAATCCACGTGCGTATGTGAAACGTTTGGCCTGAATTCAGAAGTGAAGAAACTTTGTAAGGGAGTAATGCTGCTTTTGCGTGGCTGTTAGTGAATACTGTTgtggggaggggggtgtgtgtgtctgttttttgGTGTGGTGatggttttggggggtggttttgtttttcctcacatGCTGTTACAGGATGTTGATGTGAAAATTCAAACGCTGTGATAGCAGAAATACAAACAACTCTGCTGTAAAAGCATTCCAGCCACGATAGAGAGGAACTTCCTGATCTGAGCAGTGGCCTATGCCACTGCTCCTAGTTAAACCGAGTCTCCATTTTTGCTTGCAGGCTGTCATATAGATGAAAAACTGAACTCTATTGCACTTAGTGATTCTGTTGCACTTAGACTTGCTAAAGTGCAATAGAGTAGCTGCTTTAATATTACAGAATTGTGGATATTGTTCTCTCTATACGTGAAATTTCACAAAACATATATACATTTTACTTCCTCTTTCCTCCAATGCAGGTGTTGGAGGGGCTACTGAAAATGATGATCCTTCCAAGATGGTCATGGTACTTGCTGCTACTAATTTTCCTTGGGATATTGATGAAGCCCTAAGACGGAGATTAGAAAAGAGAATTTACATTCCTTTACCATCAGGTATGAAGTCTTCGGGAGAGGAGTGGTTGAAAAGACTAAAACTTAAACTTTATCAATATTCCTTTATTTTTGATCACCGAGTTTAAAAATCTAATTGATACATGTATGCAAATCCATTTATGAATTCAGGATCAGGTTAAATCTAAACACTGAACATTTACCTTTGTAGCAAGTAGTGTCCTTTTTCCTCATTCGGCTCTCTTCTCCAATTCATTACTTATCTTCAGAAAGCAAGTTGTATAGACtcaattttctgttctttgattAGCAAAAGGTAGAGAGGAACTCCTAAGAATAAATCTGCGAGAGCTGGAACTGGCTGATGATGTTGACCTTGCAAATATAGCTGAGAAAATGGAGGGTTATTCAGGTGCGGACATTACCAACGTATGCAGGTACGTTAACATTGCATCATTTGTGTTACTACTGCTACAAACTCTGAGAAAACTGTTTGTAAAGTAACTAATTTACATGATTAAAGTTGTTGGATAAAAACAGACTGTAACTTGTCTTTTATGTACGGCTAAAAGGTGAAATACTGCATTAATATTTACCTAGATTTCCATTTGATATTTTCATATAATAATGATGAAGTGCAGTTGCAACATAGTAATCCAAACAAGCTATGATTTAGGTAAAATTCCGTGTTCTTTCATGCACACCAAATTCCTTGCATGAGGAATATCCACAGGATGGTAGACTTTAACTTGTAGGGTTGCAGTTTTTCCAT
Coding sequences within it:
- the KATNA1 gene encoding katanin p60 ATPase-containing subunit A1; translation: MLNMSLVMISENVKLAREYALLGNYDSAMVYYQGVLDQMNKYLYSVRDTYLQQKWQQVWQEISVEAKHVKDIMKTLESFKLDSTPLKASQQELPAHDAEVWSLPVPAERRPSPGPRKRQSAQCSDCRGHNRLSAAVRGPHRPSSRNPSDKGKAVRSREKKDQQNKGKEEKNKSTSEISESEPKKFDSTGYDKDLVEALERDIISQNPNIRWDDIADLVEAKKLLKEAVVLPMWMPEFFKGIRRPWKGVLMVGPPGTGKTLLAKAVATECKTTFFNVSSSTLTSKYRGESEKLVRLLFEMARFYAPTTIFIDEIDSICSRRGTSEEHEASRRVKAELLVQMDGVGGATENDDPSKMVMVLAATNFPWDIDEALRRRLEKRIYIPLPSAKGREELLRINLRELELADDVDLANIAEKMEGYSGADITNVCRDASLMAMRRRIEGLTPEEIRNLSRDEMHMPTTMEDFEIALKKVSKSVSAADIEKYEKWIVEFGSC